One genomic segment of Pseudomonadota bacterium includes these proteins:
- a CDS encoding Lrp/AsnC ligand binding domain-containing protein, producing the protein MKSTEKAAARVLDRTDRRLLARLQEDGRVPVAKLARELQLSVTPCLERVRRLEADGYILGYHALLSPLQLGQHLLAYVQVGLDRTTPEVFERFKSAMEALDAVQECHMVAGGFDYILKIRVRDMHEYRKILSGDIASVRGVHQTHTYFVMEEVKASNRLRVPRG; encoded by the coding sequence GTGAAATCGACGGAAAAGGCGGCGGCACGCGTGCTCGACCGGACGGATCGACGGCTGCTCGCGCGGCTGCAGGAGGACGGCCGTGTGCCGGTCGCGAAACTCGCGCGCGAGCTGCAGCTGAGCGTCACGCCGTGCCTAGAGCGCGTGCGGCGCCTCGAAGCCGACGGCTACATCCTGGGTTATCACGCGCTGCTGTCACCGCTGCAGCTGGGACAACATCTGCTCGCCTACGTGCAGGTGGGGCTCGACCGGACGACGCCCGAAGTCTTCGAGCGTTTCAAATCCGCCATGGAAGCGCTCGACGCGGTGCAGGAGTGCCACATGGTGGCGGGCGGCTTCGATTACATCCTGAAGATCCGTGTCCGCGACATGCACGAGTACCGCAAGATCCTGAGCGGCGATATCGCCAGCGTGCGCGGCGTGCACCAGACGCATACGTACTTCGTGATGGAGGAGGTGAAGGCCTCGAATCGCCTGCGCGTGCCGCGCGGGTGA
- a CDS encoding amino acid permease gives MSSPLNTSSTQTLRPSLGWGGLLVLGISNILGAGVFVMTGTAAAFFSGPAVTISFLLAGFAVLLVALCYTELASCLPESGSSYTYCRRILGNVPGWSLGWLLFLEFSVAASLVAVGFSGYLLSLLADFGIHVPATVSTALITATNGPNGGTEFGIGNGVNLIAALSVLCVGGILALGISRSASLSALLVVVKIAVLLAFLVVGVRAVDPANWHPYVPANEGGFRYGWEGVARGASLLYFAFLGFETVSTAAAEARDPQRDMPIGILGSLAVCASLYVLVAVVLTGIVPFRELGVPDPIAVAVNRIGWPWIAIVIKIGALAGLGSVLLANAFGHSRMCYAMSRDGLLPPLFSSLHPRRNSLWKANLLLAGIAAVNAALLPMAVLADLISFGVALTFVCIGISLIHMRTTRPELVGRFRVPLGGVWIRGIWFGTVPVLAIVVSIAMTLPVTLDLIGQARRGEWLPTCLMLSYLAIGIAIYTFYGRARVSASWRMPAIAASSVSER, from the coding sequence GTGAGCAGCCCCCTGAACACTTCTTCTACGCAGACATTGCGTCCCTCGCTTGGCTGGGGCGGCCTGCTCGTGCTCGGTATCTCGAACATTCTCGGCGCCGGCGTCTTTGTGATGACGGGAACGGCCGCGGCATTTTTCTCCGGTCCCGCGGTCACGATTTCGTTCCTGCTCGCCGGCTTTGCCGTCCTGCTGGTGGCGCTGTGTTACACGGAGCTGGCCTCCTGCCTGCCCGAGTCCGGCTCTTCTTATACGTACTGCCGGCGAATCCTCGGCAACGTGCCCGGCTGGTCGCTCGGCTGGCTGTTGTTTCTGGAATTCAGCGTGGCCGCTTCGCTCGTGGCCGTCGGATTCTCGGGCTATCTACTGAGCCTGCTCGCGGACTTCGGCATCCACGTGCCCGCCACCGTTTCGACCGCGTTGATCACGGCCACCAACGGCCCGAACGGCGGCACCGAATTCGGCATCGGCAACGGCGTCAATCTGATTGCGGCGCTGAGCGTCCTGTGTGTCGGTGGCATCCTCGCGCTCGGCATTTCACGCTCCGCATCGCTCAGCGCCTTGCTGGTGGTTGTCAAAATCGCCGTGTTGCTCGCATTCCTGGTCGTCGGCGTGCGGGCGGTGGATCCCGCCAACTGGCATCCCTACGTGCCCGCGAACGAGGGCGGGTTCAGATACGGCTGGGAAGGAGTGGCGCGCGGAGCGTCGCTGCTGTACTTCGCGTTCCTCGGGTTCGAAACGGTTTCGACGGCCGCCGCCGAAGCGCGCGATCCGCAACGCGACATGCCGATCGGCATCTTGGGATCGCTCGCGGTGTGCGCATCGCTGTACGTGCTCGTCGCCGTGGTGCTGACGGGCATCGTGCCGTTCCGGGAGTTGGGTGTGCCCGACCCCATCGCGGTCGCCGTCAACCGCATCGGCTGGCCATGGATTGCGATCGTCATCAAGATCGGTGCGCTTGCGGGGCTCGGCTCCGTGTTGCTGGCGAACGCGTTCGGGCATTCGCGCATGTGTTACGCGATGTCGCGCGATGGGTTGCTGCCGCCGTTGTTCTCGAGCCTGCACCCGCGCCGCAACAGCCTGTGGAAGGCCAACCTGCTGTTGGCCGGAATCGCGGCCGTGAATGCGGCGCTGCTGCCCATGGCGGTGCTGGCGGACCTGATTTCGTTCGGCGTGGCGCTGACGTTCGTGTGCATCGGCATCAGCCTCATCCACATGCGCACCACGCGGCCCGAACTCGTCGGCCGATTCCGCGTGCCGCTGGGCGGCGTGTGGATTCGCGGCATCTGGTTCGGCACAGTGCCGGTGCTGGCGATCGTCGTGAGCATCGCGATGACGCTGCCGGTGACGCTGGATCTCATCGGCCAGGCGCGGCGCGGTGAGTGGCTGCCGACGTGCCTGATGCTTTCGTACCTGGCGATCGGAATCGCGATTTACACCTTCTATGGACGCGCGCGCGTCTCCGCCTCGTGGCGCATGCCGGCGATTGCAGCCTCCAGCGTTTCCGAAAGATGA
- a CDS encoding enoyl-CoA hydratase/isomerase family protein — MSIIYDRQDGIARICIDRPAKLNALTLAMYDELGRVFAAAAADDDVRVVVLTGAGERAFCVGADLKESIPALARNDIDISAWDAAHLKSVNIDKPVICAVNGLCMGGGFEIMLATDLRIAASTAEFCLPEVTLGIVPAGGTLVRLVRQIGFAAAMEILMTGERFGSEHLLRVGVLNRVVAPERLSETVAQLAERLARMSPTALKVIKQSVRELRDLPLQDAFRREAELGQLAFTSAEAKRALAAFAAGHRPDARKG; from the coding sequence ATGTCCATCATTTATGACCGCCAGGACGGCATTGCCCGCATCTGCATCGACCGGCCGGCGAAGCTCAATGCCTTGACGTTGGCGATGTACGACGAACTGGGTCGAGTATTCGCAGCTGCAGCCGCAGACGATGACGTGCGGGTGGTCGTTCTCACCGGTGCGGGCGAGCGCGCGTTTTGTGTGGGCGCCGACCTCAAGGAATCCATCCCGGCCCTGGCGCGTAACGACATCGACATCTCCGCGTGGGACGCCGCGCATCTCAAGAGCGTGAACATCGACAAGCCCGTCATCTGCGCGGTCAACGGGCTGTGCATGGGTGGCGGCTTCGAGATCATGCTCGCGACCGACCTGCGCATCGCCGCGAGCACGGCCGAGTTCTGCCTGCCCGAGGTCACTCTCGGCATCGTGCCTGCGGGCGGCACGCTGGTGCGGCTCGTGCGACAGATCGGTTTCGCTGCGGCGATGGAAATCCTGATGACGGGCGAACGCTTCGGCAGCGAACACCTGCTGCGAGTCGGCGTCCTCAACCGCGTGGTTGCACCCGAGCGCCTCTCGGAGACCGTCGCGCAATTGGCGGAGCGCCTCGCGCGGATGAGTCCCACCGCGCTCAAGGTCATCAAACAATCGGTCCGGGAACTGCGCGATCTGCCATTGCAGGACGCGTTTCGCCGCGAAGCCGAGCTCGGACAGCTGGCGTTCACGAGCGCCGAAGCGAAGCGGGCCCTGGCGGCGTTCGCCGCGGGTCACAGGCCCGATGCAAGGAAGGGATAA
- a CDS encoding CoA transferase: protein MNAETRRSAASEAPTAPVTGPLRGVLVLDLTRVVAGPYCTMMLADLGATVIKIENPRDPDYVRTFPPMVEQGEERFSGFFAQYNRHKLGVTLDLKTPRGRELFLDMVRQAHVVVENFRPGTMSKLGLGFDALSKVNPRLIYTGISGFGQSGPNSSRPAYDNSAQASGGLWSMNGAPGEPQRVGTIIGDLAASLYAALGTVAALREAESSGVGRLVDISQQDAVFTLTENAVVNFTAHRKIAEPLGNDHPFVRPYGRYACKDGHVFFGAYTDKFWQEACAAFGTPEFAADPEIDTMAKRFDLDVYARRVEPIVRGWFAGKTKQELEAIASDRFPLSPIKNIAEAAEDPHMVSRDMLVDVAYGAAKVKVFGSAVHLSGVPAAGEPQVPLLGQHNEAVFMDWLGLDRNAFDSLCESKVI, encoded by the coding sequence GTGAACGCCGAAACCCGGCGTAGCGCGGCGAGCGAAGCTCCAACCGCTCCCGTGACGGGGCCGCTGCGCGGCGTACTGGTGCTCGATCTGACGCGCGTGGTCGCCGGCCCGTATTGCACGATGATGCTGGCCGACCTCGGGGCCACCGTCATCAAGATCGAGAATCCGCGCGACCCCGACTACGTACGCACATTTCCGCCGATGGTGGAGCAGGGCGAGGAACGATTCAGCGGATTTTTCGCCCAATACAACCGGCACAAACTCGGTGTGACCCTGGATCTGAAAACTCCGCGCGGACGCGAGCTGTTCCTGGACATGGTCAGGCAGGCGCACGTCGTCGTCGAAAACTTTCGGCCCGGCACGATGAGCAAGCTGGGTCTGGGGTTCGATGCGCTGAGCAAGGTGAATCCACGGCTCATCTACACCGGCATCAGCGGCTTCGGGCAAAGCGGCCCGAACTCCTCACGCCCCGCCTACGACAACTCCGCGCAGGCGAGCGGCGGACTGTGGTCGATGAACGGCGCGCCCGGCGAACCGCAGCGCGTCGGAACGATCATTGGCGATCTGGCCGCATCGTTGTACGCGGCGCTAGGCACCGTCGCGGCACTGCGCGAGGCCGAGAGCAGCGGCGTGGGCCGGCTCGTGGACATCTCGCAGCAGGACGCGGTGTTCACGCTGACCGAGAACGCGGTCGTCAACTTCACGGCGCATCGGAAGATTGCCGAGCCGCTCGGCAACGACCATCCGTTCGTGCGGCCTTACGGACGGTACGCGTGCAAGGACGGCCACGTGTTCTTCGGCGCGTACACGGACAAGTTCTGGCAGGAGGCGTGCGCTGCCTTCGGCACGCCGGAGTTCGCGGCGGATCCCGAGATCGACACCATGGCGAAGCGTTTCGACCTCGACGTCTACGCGCGCCGTGTCGAGCCGATCGTTCGCGGCTGGTTTGCCGGCAAGACCAAGCAGGAGCTCGAGGCCATCGCGTCCGACCGTTTTCCGTTGAGCCCGATTAAGAACATCGCGGAGGCCGCCGAAGACCCGCACATGGTGTCGCGCGACATGCTGGTCGACGTGGCGTACGGAGCCGCCAAGGTCAAAGTCTTCGGATCGGCCGTTCATTTGTCCGGAGTGCCCGCCGCCGGCGAGCCGCAGGTGCCCTTGTTAGGTCAGCACAACGAGGCCGTTTTCATGGACTGGCTCGGCCTGGACCGGAATGCATTCGACTCGCTGTGCGAGAGCAAGGTGATCTGA
- a CDS encoding CocE/NonD family hydrolase has product MGAGSVRVVRRLASSLLLALVLLPAVHGASETPNYERRAVEIPMRDGVTLHTVIVVPNGAKDAPLLLTRTPYGAEYMTSHAVTNDLRVLLQGFDNVNDVIVDGGYIRVVQDIRGKNGSGGDFTITRPLKGTALNTSTTDESTDAYDTIEWLVKNVPESNGKVGIIGVSYDGFLALMALVDPHPALKVAVPMDPMVDGWMGDDWFHNGAFRQLTIAALYGSDERDNSGSFPWNATDIYDVFMRAGSVGELARQHGMETTSFWKNITDHPAYDEFWEPQAVDKLLAARSLTVPVMLVSSLWDQEDIYGAPAVYRALEPQDKDNRQVYLTIGPWAHGQSREEGSKIGNLRFDHDTAKWWRTNVLAPFLAHYLKGAAQDTSPVTAFQSGTQRWQHLAQWPPGPSKAKLYLKPGMALGFEPVRGRAQSVEYVSDPAKPVPFVPRPIRVDDDLKQWQSWLTSDQRHAGSRPDVLTFSSDVLADAVTIAGEPFVNLTASTSGTDSDWVVKLIDVYPDQVAGEADMGGYQLPIAMQIFRGRYRESLSQPKPLKPNAPLAYRFALPQANHVFLPGHRIMVQVQSSWFGLYDRNPQTFVPNIFVAKPADYVKATQKVIVAGPAASYVELPIP; this is encoded by the coding sequence ATGGGCGCAGGAAGTGTGAGGGTCGTGCGCCGTCTCGCGTCGTCACTGCTGCTGGCGCTGGTCCTGCTGCCGGCCGTGCACGGCGCCAGTGAAACGCCGAACTACGAACGCCGCGCGGTCGAGATCCCCATGCGCGACGGCGTCACGCTGCACACGGTGATCGTCGTGCCGAACGGGGCGAAGGACGCGCCGCTGCTGCTCACACGTACGCCCTACGGCGCCGAGTACATGACGTCGCATGCGGTGACGAACGATCTGCGTGTGCTGCTGCAGGGCTTCGACAACGTCAACGATGTCATCGTCGATGGCGGTTACATCCGCGTCGTGCAGGACATCCGCGGCAAGAACGGCTCCGGCGGCGATTTCACCATCACGCGCCCGCTCAAGGGAACCGCGCTCAACACGAGTACCACCGACGAATCCACCGACGCATACGACACTATCGAGTGGCTCGTGAAGAACGTGCCCGAGTCGAATGGCAAGGTGGGCATCATCGGTGTTTCCTACGACGGCTTCCTCGCATTGATGGCGCTCGTCGATCCGCACCCGGCGCTGAAAGTGGCGGTGCCCATGGATCCGATGGTCGACGGATGGATGGGTGACGACTGGTTTCACAATGGCGCGTTCCGTCAGCTCACGATCGCCGCGCTGTACGGCAGCGACGAGCGTGACAACTCCGGCTCGTTTCCCTGGAACGCCACGGATATCTACGATGTCTTCATGCGCGCCGGTTCCGTCGGCGAGCTGGCGCGTCAACACGGCATGGAGACGACGAGCTTCTGGAAGAACATCACCGACCATCCCGCGTACGACGAGTTCTGGGAGCCACAGGCGGTGGACAAACTACTCGCGGCGCGCTCGTTGACCGTGCCGGTGATGCTGGTCAGCTCGCTGTGGGACCAGGAAGATATCTACGGCGCGCCGGCGGTGTACCGCGCGCTCGAGCCGCAGGACAAGGACAATCGTCAGGTGTATCTCACGATCGGTCCGTGGGCGCATGGCCAATCGCGGGAAGAGGGCAGCAAGATCGGCAACCTGCGCTTCGATCACGACACGGCGAAATGGTGGCGCACGAACGTGCTCGCGCCGTTCCTCGCGCACTATCTGAAGGGTGCGGCTCAAGACACCTCGCCGGTCACGGCTTTCCAGTCCGGCACGCAGCGTTGGCAGCATCTCGCGCAGTGGCCGCCCGGGCCTTCGAAAGCGAAGCTCTATCTAAAGCCCGGGATGGCGCTCGGATTCGAGCCGGTGCGCGGTCGCGCGCAGAGCGTCGAGTATGTTTCGGACCCCGCCAAGCCGGTGCCGTTCGTCCCGCGGCCGATTCGCGTCGATGACGATCTCAAGCAGTGGCAGTCCTGGCTCACCTCCGATCAGCGCCACGCGGGCTCGCGTCCCGACGTGCTTACCTTCTCGTCCGACGTGCTCGCCGATGCGGTGACGATCGCCGGCGAGCCGTTCGTGAATCTCACCGCGTCGACCAGCGGCACCGACAGTGATTGGGTGGTGAAGCTCATCGACGTGTACCCGGACCAGGTGGCAGGCGAGGCCGACATGGGCGGCTACCAGCTGCCCATCGCGATGCAAATTTTTCGCGGGCGCTATCGCGAATCGTTGTCTCAGCCCAAGCCGCTCAAACCGAATGCACCGCTCGCGTACCGGTTCGCGCTGCCGCAGGCGAACCACGTGTTCCTGCCGGGCCACCGCATCATGGTGCAGGTGCAGTCGAGCTGGTTCGGGCTCTACGATCGCAATCCGCAGACCTTCGTGCCTAACATCTTTGTTGCCAAACCCGCGGACTACGTGAAGGCAACGCAAAAAGTGATCGTCGCCGGCCCGGCTGCGAGCTACGTCGAATTGCCAATCCCGTGA
- a CDS encoding TonB-dependent receptor: MKTISIARLLSVSVALFAFASTEVHAQATTGSLSGAAPPGATVSIQSDTGVAREVEVDERGRYQFSQLPLGTYQVELKRDGATVDSRKNILLTVNANTDVSFTGAAAELETIIVTGARAPGLIDVKSVDSRTVVTAAELERLPLQYSAEAIAKLAPGVVGNAAGFTGPTGESVVSFGGASAAENAYYINGFNTTDPLNGLGGLSLPYAAIDQQEIYTGGFSAKYGRSAGGVINAVGKRGTNEWKFGAEFTTEPDGTRSSERDIYYPADGTLYEPASRSASSSTVATFSAGGPIVKDRLFFFAAYQFDREDGEAIGSIEDQDSFTSYRREQPRWYAKLDWNISDSHRLEFTGASSELKTRGTLYAYDYEAIERSDLLGPANNTRSGGTLWSAKYTGYLTDSLTVSALYGRSDIDDVLATPGYDDQFSYVDGLFFQNPAYTGGEPVRSPQTTAVITDPRRGNSSSSLRFDVNWILGNHNLTVGIDNLTSKAKHYGEAASGPDHLSWVYGQADPTLPINEVLGVPATGDFANGEEGYYVSLYNYSWNTNVESKQTAQYIEDNWQVSDKFLLSLGVRLDQFTNYNSEGDAYIKQSSGQWAPRIGFSWDVKDDSSFKVFGNAGRYYLALPLFPAFGAAGAVTQTDTYYTYGGIDANGYPTDLTQMSDAVSFLNFFGNLPDPKSVASKGIEPSYQDEFILGFSKLLGENWAYGVKATYRTLKAGIDDFCDRGTLFDKAAALGYDIDVANYRGSCWLFNPGETNTFNLIDANGDYAPVTLTNDEIGFPEFKRDYYAVNFTLEHRFADRWFGKLDYTFSRSYGTTEGQVLSTIQQSGAAVTLDWDYASLMANANGPQNNDHTHQLKLYGYYEINPQWLVSANFSAISGAPKGGLGVYVDPDDPENTDPAGYGFPFYRFVDGQPAPLGSLGRMPWMTQLDLGVSWRPAFADGGFKVGIDVFNVFDQQAPIWRSPYSAYAPGLPSPLYGAAVLRQAPRSVRFGISYNF; this comes from the coding sequence ATGAAAACAATATCCATCGCACGTCTGTTGTCGGTATCGGTCGCGTTGTTTGCATTCGCGTCGACCGAAGTGCACGCGCAGGCCACCACGGGCTCGCTGTCAGGCGCCGCGCCACCGGGTGCCACGGTCTCCATCCAGAGCGACACGGGTGTCGCGCGCGAAGTCGAAGTCGACGAACGCGGGCGTTATCAGTTTTCGCAGCTGCCGCTCGGCACCTACCAGGTGGAGCTCAAGCGGGATGGCGCGACGGTCGATTCGCGCAAGAACATCCTGCTCACCGTGAACGCGAATACCGATGTCTCGTTCACGGGCGCCGCCGCGGAACTGGAGACGATCATCGTCACCGGCGCGCGCGCACCCGGCCTCATCGACGTGAAGAGCGTCGACTCACGCACGGTGGTCACGGCGGCCGAACTCGAGCGCCTGCCGCTGCAATATTCGGCGGAGGCGATCGCGAAACTCGCGCCGGGCGTGGTGGGCAACGCGGCGGGATTCACCGGGCCTACGGGCGAATCGGTGGTCAGCTTCGGCGGCGCCTCGGCGGCCGAGAACGCGTACTACATCAACGGCTTCAACACGACAGACCCGTTGAACGGTCTCGGCGGATTGTCGCTGCCGTACGCGGCGATCGACCAGCAGGAAATCTACACCGGCGGATTCAGCGCGAAGTACGGACGCTCCGCCGGCGGCGTGATCAATGCGGTGGGCAAGCGCGGCACCAACGAATGGAAGTTCGGCGCCGAGTTCACCACCGAACCGGATGGCACGCGCTCGAGCGAACGCGACATCTACTATCCCGCCGACGGCACGCTCTACGAACCGGCGAGCCGCAGCGCATCGAGCAGCACAGTGGCCACGTTCTCCGCCGGCGGCCCCATCGTGAAGGACCGGTTGTTCTTCTTCGCGGCCTATCAATTCGACCGCGAAGACGGCGAAGCCATCGGCAGCATCGAGGACCAGGACTCGTTCACCAGCTATCGACGCGAGCAGCCGCGCTGGTACGCCAAGCTCGACTGGAACATCAGCGACAGCCATCGCCTCGAATTCACCGGCGCTTCGAGCGAGCTCAAGACCCGCGGCACTCTCTACGCCTACGACTACGAAGCGATCGAGCGCAGCGACTTGTTAGGCCCTGCCAACAACACGCGTAGCGGCGGCACGTTGTGGAGCGCCAAGTACACCGGCTATCTCACCGACAGCCTCACCGTCAGCGCGCTGTACGGCCGCTCGGACATCGACGATGTGCTGGCAACGCCGGGTTACGACGATCAGTTCTCCTACGTGGACGGGCTCTTTTTCCAGAACCCGGCGTACACCGGGGGTGAGCCGGTCCGCAGCCCGCAGACCACGGCGGTGATCACGGATCCGCGGCGCGGCAACTCGAGCTCGAGCCTGCGTTTCGACGTGAACTGGATCCTGGGAAATCACAACCTGACCGTCGGCATCGACAATCTGACTTCGAAGGCAAAACACTACGGTGAAGCCGCGTCGGGACCGGATCACCTGAGCTGGGTCTACGGCCAGGCCGATCCGACCTTGCCCATCAACGAAGTGCTCGGCGTGCCCGCGACCGGCGACTTCGCCAATGGTGAGGAAGGGTATTACGTCTCTTTGTACAACTACTCGTGGAACACCAACGTCGAGTCGAAGCAGACCGCGCAGTACATCGAGGACAACTGGCAGGTAAGCGACAAATTCCTGCTGAGTCTCGGCGTGCGGCTCGATCAGTTCACCAACTACAACAGCGAAGGTGACGCGTACATCAAGCAATCGAGCGGGCAGTGGGCGCCGCGTATCGGCTTCAGCTGGGATGTGAAAGACGATTCGAGCTTCAAGGTGTTCGGCAATGCGGGCCGTTACTACCTCGCGCTGCCGCTGTTCCCGGCGTTCGGTGCCGCGGGCGCGGTAACCCAGACCGACACGTACTACACGTATGGCGGCATCGACGCGAACGGTTATCCGACCGATCTCACGCAGATGTCGGATGCGGTTTCGTTCCTCAACTTCTTCGGCAACCTGCCGGATCCGAAGTCCGTGGCGTCGAAGGGAATCGAGCCGTCCTACCAGGACGAGTTCATCCTCGGATTCAGCAAGCTGCTCGGCGAGAACTGGGCGTACGGCGTGAAGGCGACCTATCGCACGCTCAAGGCAGGCATCGACGATTTCTGCGATCGCGGCACGTTGTTCGACAAGGCCGCGGCGCTCGGCTACGACATCGACGTGGCTAACTATCGCGGCAGCTGCTGGCTGTTCAACCCCGGCGAGACCAACACCTTCAACCTCATCGACGCGAACGGCGACTACGCGCCGGTCACGCTCACGAACGACGAGATAGGTTTCCCGGAGTTCAAGCGCGACTACTACGCGGTGAATTTCACGCTCGAGCACCGCTTCGCGGACCGCTGGTTCGGCAAGCTGGACTACACCTTCTCGCGCAGCTACGGCACCACCGAAGGCCAGGTGCTCTCGACCATCCAGCAAAGCGGCGCGGCGGTGACGCTCGACTGGGACTACGCCTCCCTCATGGCGAACGCGAACGGCCCGCAGAACAACGACCATACACATCAGCTCAAGCTGTACGGTTACTACGAGATCAATCCGCAGTGGCTGGTGTCGGCAAACTTCAGCGCCATCTCCGGCGCACCGAAAGGCGGGCTCGGCGTGTACGTGGATCCCGATGATCCGGAGAACACCGATCCGGCGGGTTACGGCTTCCCGTTCTATCGCTTCGTCGACGGGCAACCGGCGCCGCTCGGCAGCCTCGGCCGCATGCCGTGGATGACCCAGCTCGACCTCGGTGTGAGCTGGCGGCCGGCATTCGCCGACGGCGGTTTCAAGGTGGGAATCGACGTGTTCAACGTGTTCGACCAGCAGGCGCCGATCTGGCGCTCGCCGTATTCGGCCTATGCGCCGGGACTGCCGAGCCCGCTGTATGGCGCCGCCGTCTTGCGGCAAGCTCCGCGCTCGGTGCGTTTCGGGATCAGCTACAACTTCTGA
- the pruA gene encoding L-glutamate gamma-semialdehyde dehydrogenase — protein MRPPAPRNERVREYLPGSAERASLARELSRRSSERIDLPLVIDGREVRTGRTLPSTLPHDHARVVADAHLAAEPEIAAAIAAAKRAAPAWGACHWSERAAVFLKAAELLAGPWRDALNAATMLGQSKTLHQAEIDAAAELIDFWRFNVEFLHRMYSEQPLSADGTWNRLDYRPLEGFVFAITPFNFTAIAGNLPTAPALMGNTVVWKPAATAMYSAHFVMALLRAAGLPEGVINLVYGDPAGITARVLADRDLAGVHFTGSTGVFNGILKEVAAHPTRYRAYPRVVGETGGKNFLVAHASADDAAVVTAIIRGAFEYQGQKCSAASRLYLPRSRWLRLREALCDEMATIRVGDVADFGNFMGAVIDAKAWTRHDAAIAEARHTGGLEIVAGGRTDRTRGYFVDPTLVLTGDPGTRLMREELFGPIAMVYVYDDARYDEVLHEIDTHSDYGLTGAVFARERAAVALALTTLRNAAGNFYINDKPTGAVVGQQPFGGARASGTNDKAGSMWNLMRWVSPRVVKETFVSPTNYRYPFLASGL, from the coding sequence ATGCGGCCTCCCGCCCCACGCAACGAACGCGTGCGGGAATATCTGCCGGGCTCCGCCGAGCGCGCATCGCTCGCGCGCGAGCTGTCGCGCCGTTCAAGCGAGCGCATCGATTTGCCGCTGGTCATCGACGGGCGCGAGGTACGCACCGGGCGCACGCTCCCATCTACCCTGCCGCACGACCATGCGCGCGTCGTCGCAGACGCGCACCTCGCGGCGGAGCCCGAGATCGCGGCCGCCATCGCGGCGGCGAAGCGCGCGGCGCCCGCGTGGGGCGCGTGTCACTGGAGCGAGCGCGCCGCGGTGTTCCTGAAAGCCGCCGAGTTGCTCGCGGGACCGTGGCGCGACGCGCTCAATGCCGCAACGATGCTGGGCCAGTCGAAGACCCTGCACCAGGCCGAAATCGATGCGGCGGCCGAGCTCATCGATTTCTGGCGCTTCAATGTGGAATTCCTGCACCGGATGTATTCGGAGCAGCCACTTTCGGCGGATGGCACGTGGAACCGGCTCGACTACCGGCCGCTCGAGGGCTTCGTGTTCGCGATCACGCCGTTCAACTTCACGGCCATCGCGGGCAACCTGCCGACGGCGCCCGCGTTGATGGGCAACACCGTCGTGTGGAAGCCGGCCGCGACGGCGATGTACTCGGCGCACTTCGTCATGGCGCTGCTGCGCGCCGCCGGTCTGCCGGAGGGCGTGATCAATCTCGTGTACGGCGATCCTGCCGGGATCACCGCGCGGGTGCTGGCCGACCGCGATCTCGCGGGTGTTCACTTCACCGGTTCGACTGGCGTGTTCAACGGCATCCTGAAGGAAGTCGCGGCACACCCGACACGTTATCGCGCCTATCCACGCGTGGTCGGCGAGACCGGTGGCAAGAACTTTCTCGTCGCCCATGCGAGCGCCGACGATGCCGCCGTGGTCACCGCGATCATCCGCGGCGCATTCGAGTACCAGGGGCAGAAGTGCTCCGCGGCATCGCGCCTCTACCTGCCGCGCTCGCGCTGGCTGCGGCTGCGGGAGGCGCTGTGCGATGAAATGGCGACCATCCGCGTCGGTGATGTGGCCGACTTCGGCAACTTCATGGGGGCGGTCATCGATGCAAAAGCCTGGACTCGCCACGATGCAGCCATCGCCGAAGCGCGGCATACGGGTGGCCTGGAGATCGTCGCCGGCGGACGCACCGATCGCACGCGCGGATACTTCGTCGATCCGACGCTCGTGCTCACCGGCGATCCGGGCACGCGCCTGATGCGCGAGGAGTTGTTCGGCCCCATCGCGATGGTCTACGTGTACGACGATGCGCGTTATGACGAAGTTCTCCATGAAATCGACACCCACAGTGACTACGGCCTGACGGGCGCGGTGTTCGCGCGCGAGCGCGCGGCCGTCGCGCTGGCGTTGACGACGCTGCGCAACGCCGCCGGCAATTTCTACATCAACGACAAACCCACCGGCGCGGTCGTCGGGCAACAGCCCTTTGGCGGCGCGCGCGCCTCCGGCACGAACGACAAGGCCGGATCGATGTGGAACCTCATGCGCTGGGTATCCCCGCGCGTCGTCAAGGAAACCTTCGTGTCGCCAACTAACTATCGTTATCCCTTCCTTGCATCGGGCCTGTGA